In the Chrysiogenia bacterium genome, one interval contains:
- a CDS encoding CBS domain-containing protein: protein VMLPWDRVTSVQFNAELTELRRTILESGHTRLPVCEEERVVGVLHAKEFLAYLESGAKDWHTIIRPPLRIDDNDSLLATLQRMQTNRYHMSFVYAGDGTLLGILTIEDILEEVVGDIYDEDDDDFVRKLLASRVELRSRR from the coding sequence AAGTGATGCTGCCCTGGGACCGGGTGACGAGTGTGCAGTTCAACGCCGAACTGACGGAGCTTCGGCGCACGATTCTGGAATCGGGTCATACGCGGCTTCCCGTGTGCGAGGAAGAGCGCGTCGTGGGGGTGCTGCATGCCAAGGAATTTCTGGCCTATCTCGAGAGCGGCGCAAAGGACTGGCACACGATCATTCGGCCGCCGCTGCGCATCGACGACAACGATTCACTGCTCGCCACGCTGCAGCGCATGCAGACCAATCGTTACCACATGAGCTTTGTCTACGCCGGCGACGGCACGTTGCTGGGAATTCTGACGATCGAGGACATTCTCGAAGAAGTCGTTGGCGACATTTACGACGAAGATGACGACGACTTCGTGCGAAAGCTGCTGGCCAGCCGCGTGGAGCTGCGCTCGCGGCGGTAG